Proteins encoded within one genomic window of Pseudorasbora parva isolate DD20220531a chromosome 3, ASM2467924v1, whole genome shotgun sequence:
- the upk3b gene encoding uroplakin-3b, whose product MNTNAVIRLMSLLSMWTWTGRGRLSSLQPQLTTNNFIGKITSNTVILKQPYCISDQTKDGDELWLVAALCSANTVFDNEVTNAPTPSAPYILNLSPYPKAFDPPSWNFFVTRVGPLANFPCNQASNDVYFKVGTDGKCSGTNCNGILPDGSPISFKYLQIDVSRIIVNSSSWSACIPLAKSQNLQTIDDGLSARSGAMVVIISILCAAVALLLLIFFIMLCVAYCGRKKDISQGTSPSRGMNSIRIPRYDIHSLRRAHPYDNPSYESEWKNYFTSDTLPKSGIQTQKS is encoded by the exons GTTCACTTCAGCCCCAGCTCACAACTAATAATTTCATAGGCAAAATTACCAGCAATACGGTAATACTGAAGCAGCCGTATTGTATTTCTGATCAGACAAAAGATGGCGATGAGCTATGGCTGGTAGCTGCGCTGTGCTCAG CAAACACCGTCTTTGATAATGAAGTTACCAACGCACCGACACCGTCAGCTCCCTACATCCTCAACCTGTCACCCTACCCAAAAGCCTTTGACCCACCATCGTGGAACTTCTTTGTGACCAGAGTTGGACCTCTAGCAAACTTTCCCTGTAATCAGGCCTCCAATGATGTCTACTTCAAAGTCGGAACTGATGGGAAATGTAGTGGCACCAACTGTAATGGAATATTACCTGATGGATCTCCTATAAG TTTCAAGTATCTTCAAATCGATGTGAGCCGGATTATTGTTAATTCGTCGAGCTGGTCTGCCTGCATTCCTCTTGCGAAAT CACAAAACCTTCAAACCATTGACGATGGTCTAAGTGCGAGATCTGGTGCCATGGTTGTCATTATTTCCATCCTATGTGCGGCTGTGGCTCTGCTTTTACTCATTTTCTTCATCATGTTATGCGTGGCCTA CTGTGGCAGGAAGAAAGACATCTCCCAAGGGACATCTCCCTCGAGAGGCATGAACTCAATCCGTATCCCCCGCTATGACATCCACAGCCTGAGGCGAGCGCACCCCTACGACAACCCATCTTACGAGTCCGAATggaaaaattatttcacatcgGACACTCTGCCCAAGTCTGGAATACAGACACAGAAGTCGTGA